The sequence CACGACGGGCCGCTCGGCCACGGCGAGCCGGCGGCCCTTCGACGCGTCAGTGGCCGGCGGCCGACTGCGAGGCCGAGTCGCCCGGAGTGGCGGCCTCGCCGGAGGCGCTGCCGGACGGGGTCGCCTCGCCGGTCTTGCCGGGCTCGCCGCTGTGCTCCGGCTTGCCGCTCGCGGAGGCGTGCGCGCCCGGCGCGCCGGACTTCGAGGCCGAGGCGGACGCCGACGCGGACGGGATCTGCGACGGGCCCCACTGGTCGAAGTAGCTGGTGGCCGGGACCACGAAGGCGCCCAGGCTCACCTTGCCGGTCTTGCTGAAGGTGAAGGTGATCTTCTGGGCGTTGCCGTCCTGGACGGCCTCGCGGCCGCTCGGCAGCGTGGCGGAGGCGTTGCCCTTGCCGCCGAGGACCAGCGAGCCGCCCGCGGGGACGGTCACGCTCTTGCCCTTGACGGGCTTCAGCTCGGCGGACGTGCCGCCCGCCAGGGCGACGGACTCCAGGGTCTCGGCGGTGTCGCCGGAGTTGAACAGGGTCGCGGAGATCACCGCGGGACCCGTCGACTTCAGATCGGGCTGGGTGATGACCAGGGCGTTCTGGATCTTGATGGCGCCGACGCTGGTCGCCGCGTTGTCCGGCTGGATCTCCAGGGTCTGCGAGTCGTTGCCGGCGCCGCATGCGGCGAGCGAGGCGATCGAGAAGACGATGGCGGAGGCGGCGAGGGCGCCGCGTCGAAGGCTGCTGCTCACGGCGGCGGCAACTCCTTGAACGCGCGGGCGGCTCCTCTTATAAAGCCGCCCTAAGTGTCTGTCAGCGGGCTTAGGTTACCGAGCCGTTCCGATGCCGCCGCACCCGACCCTCCCCCAAGCCCCGTCCATCCCTCCAGGTGGGGGTACCGCGCCGGGGCACAAGTGACTCCTCGGTCACATTGCGGGACGCTCGTCCGGCATTCGTATTACGCGGTGGTGCGCGCCTTGCCGCACCCCGCGCGAAATTTCCGTGAAGGAATGTGCGGCGCTCCCGGATATTGATCACGGCGCGCCCGTCCGACTGCCGTTGATCAATTCCTGAATCGGCTCACATCCACCGGTGGGCACCGAACGGAGTAGCGGAAGTCGCACGGCTGACGCCGGACAAACCGGGACGTTCCTCCACTTGGAACGCCCTCCCGAGGCGTGTAACGTACGCGTTTCCCCTTGCCCGGAGAGCCCCTCCCACCTGCGAATACCCGCTTCCCCAGGTCCCTCGCAGCACGTCCCGGTTGCTGTTGTCAAGCCCCGAGATATGCCCTGACCTGCGAA comes from Streptomyces sp. SCL15-4 and encodes:
- a CDS encoding DUF461 domain-containing protein, with amino-acid sequence MSSSLRRGALAASAIVFSIASLAACGAGNDSQTLEIQPDNAATSVGAIKIQNALVITQPDLKSTGPAVISATLFNSGDTAETLESVALAGGTSAELKPVKGKSVTVPAGGSLVLGGKGNASATLPSGREAVQDGNAQKITFTFSKTGKVSLGAFVVPATSYFDQWGPSQIPSASASASASKSGAPGAHASASGKPEHSGEPGKTGEATPSGSASGEAATPGDSASQSAAGH